In the Topomyia yanbarensis strain Yona2022 chromosome 3, ASM3024719v1, whole genome shotgun sequence genome, one interval contains:
- the LOC131694038 gene encoding BUD13 homolog isoform X1, with protein sequence MSSTKTKIDQKEYLKRYLSNDKDKKKKKRKKEKQTSGKVNVKIIDDDDLPSHSLQYIEDESDLFAQGEEAPQIVGIIDERPPELKAKEDFSSTKWKKLTVDGEESLSTSKESSIFISKKQGKDEVKARTADSDESPPRRSKQALNLHQSPMRRKHINSDSDASPARRKKERFSPKRQKEYRLSRQTDSDETQRRSRNPQKTSRRDYNTNHSPPRKLSNEKKSYRNPEQSVTSQKYSKSSDLSRHRRNNLSPDRKSSRRDKDSDESPPRRPPTSDGDRINAKLDRKTHARFLDSHLQLIKQEVLDSDESPPRRRHNARSYDSDQSPPRRIKREQESPPVMRIKREPRDDLLEAGPSTRKMTTTLDGKMAGLQNAKAMKVENEKFRQRENEVFEKMSAEASGRFAKTVVREKRGKRREDVEEELRKEFEKRKRDEKKKEIYSRWGKGVKQVEEYKAQLEEAAHEINKPLARYADDKDLDEHLKKQERIGDPMLDYIRSKKKEKAREEGRPEKPLYKGSFPDNRFGIRPGYRWDGVDRSNGFEKKWFEMTSKKQALEEEAYKYSVEDM encoded by the exons ATGTCTTCCACGAAAACTAAAATAGATCAAAAGGAATATCTCAAAAGATACCTGTCGAACGATAaggataaaaagaagaaaaaacggAAAAAAGAAAAGCAAACAAGTGGTAAAGTGAA TGTTAAAATTATAGACGATGATGATCTTCCAAGCCATTCACTGCAGTACATTGAAGACGAATCGGATTTGTTTGCTCAAGGAGAGGAAGCTCCGCAGATCGTTGGAATCATTGACGAACGTCCTCCGGAATTGAAAGCGAAGGAAGATTTCAGCAGTACTAAGTGGAAAAAACTGACTGTCGATGGCGAAGAAAGCTTGAGCACTTCTAAGGAATCGAgcatttttatttcaaagaaaCAGGGAAAAGATGAAGTCAAAGCAAGGACGGCAGACTCAGACGAAAGCCCTCCTCGAAGGAGTAAACAAGCTTTAAATTTACACCAGAGTCCTATGAGAAGGAAACATATAAATAGCGATTCGGATGCAAGTCCAGCGAGACGAAAAAAAGAACGATTTTCGCCCAAACGACAAAAGGAGTATCGATTGTCAAGGCAAACCGATTCGGACGAAACACAACGTCGTTCTAGAAACCCACAAAAAACATCTAGAAGAGACTATAACACTAATCACAGCCCGCCGAGGAAACTTTCGAATGAGAAGAAATCTTACCGTAATCCTGAGCAATCGGTTACAAGTCAAAAATATAGCAAAAGCTCGGACCTCAGTCGACATAGAAGAAATAATTTAAGCCCCGATCGAAAATCTTCACGTAGAGATAAAGATTCAGATGAAAGTCCTCCGAGGCGCCCGCCGACATCTGATGGTGATAGAATCAACGCTAAGCTAGATCGAAAAACACATGCACGTTTTTTGGACTCCCACTTGCAACTCATCAAGCAGGAAGTATTGGATTCAGATGAAAGTCCACCCCGACGAAGGCACAATGCACGATCCTACGATTCGGATCAAAGTCCACCCCGACGAATTAAAAGAGAACAAGAAAGTCCTCCCGTGATGAGAATAAAACGAGAACCTCGTGATGACCTTTTAGAAGCAGGCCCATCGACGAGAAAAATGACTACTACTTTGGATGGGAAAATGGCTGGGCTGCAGAATGCCAAGGCAATGAAAGTAGAGAATGAAAAATTTCGTCAACGAGAAAATGAAGTGTTTGAAAAGATGTCTGCTGAAGCTTCTGGCCGTTTCGCCAAAACAGTAGTGCGAGAGAAACGCGGAAAACGGCGCGAGGACGTTGAAGAAGAGCTGCGAAAAGAGTTTGAGAAGCGTAAACGGGACGAAAAGAAGAAAGAAATTTATAGTAGATGGGGAAAAGG agtGAAACAAGTTGAAGAGTATAAGGCACAACTTGAAGAAGCGGCACATGAAATAAACAAACCTTTAGCCAGATACGCTGATGACAAGGATCTAGATGAGCATCTAAAAAAACAAGAGCGTATAGGTGATCCTATGTTGGACTACATACGTagtaaaaagaaggaaaaggcTCGCGAAGAGGGTCGCCCCGAGAAGCCATTGTATAAAGGATCTTTCCCCGACAACAGATTCGGGATTCGTCCGGGTTACCGTTGGGATGGAGTAGATCGTTCTAATGGATTCGAAAAGAAGTGGTTCGAAATGACGAGCAAGAAGCAAGCCTTGGAAGAAGAGGCCTATAAGTATAGCGTGGAGGATATGTAA
- the LOC131694041 gene encoding protein FAM98B-like, giving the protein MESVRLLFSLGYNTDDNSDELRLEAILQAGLADRAYRLVVQWLAHQIRQYGEIDEDVSSVDDLQCFSFELSSFLKELSCPYKDMLERPLSERFRQQCDALMLVDYLAGELAAHLLLNKIRKAKDTRQSNVLRSEPNASENLFRIFKVLHIDNPNASKNHIFEKINEKLDNNPNTINSELLFTPEENLTIEQWKQVDELNVELLEDRHVRLKMMLTRLDLTVSCFKWKKEYAADVDRMYRQKKRILLGLAESMFDGDISCLLAADKSLLIQERISSSRLRGSGKNMFRGYLTLPEREGKVNISCEPIMPMWSSREEGHADENLRKKHPKPPSKTIPPSANSNASRKSKKIERNCDVISGSKNDLEE; this is encoded by the exons ATGGAGTCGGTGCGCTTGTTATTTAGTTTAGG TTATAATACAGACGACAATTCTGACGAGCTACGACTTGAAGCAATACTCCAAGCCGGTTTGGCGGATAGAGCGTATCGTTTGGTGGTTCAATGGTTAGCTCATCAAATTAGGCAATATGGTGAAATAGATGAAGACGTATCATCGGTAGATGATTTGCAGTGCTTTAGTTTTGAATTATCTTCATTCCTGAAGGAGTTGAGCTGTCCCTATAAGGATATGCTGGAGAGACCATTATCGGAACGATTTCGTCAACAATGTGACGCGCTAATGCTTGTGGATTATTTGGCAGGTGAACTAGCCGCGCATTTACTGCTCAACAAAATCAGAAAAGCGAAGGACACGCGTCAGTCCAACGTGTTGCGT TCAGAACCAAATGCATCCGAAAAtctttttcgtattttcaaagTGCTACACATCGACAATCCGAATGCAAGCAAAAACCACATATTTGAGAAGATAAATGAAAAGTTGGACAACAATCCAAATACGATAAACAGCGAGCTTTTATTTACTCCTGAGGAAAATTTAACTATTGAGCAATGGAAGCAAGTAGATGAATTGAATGTGGAACTACTGGAGGATAGGCATGTGCGACTGAAAATGATGTTGACGCGATTAGACCTGACGGTGTCTTGCTTTAAATGGAAAAAAGAATATGCTGCTGATGTAGATCGAATGTACCGACAGAAAAAACGCATTCTACTTGGACTAGCGGAAAGTATGTTTGATGGCGATATTTCCTGTCTACTGGCTGCTGACAAGAGCTTGCTAATACAAGAAAGGATCAGTTCAAGCCGCTTAAGAGGTAGCGGGAAAAATATGTTCCGTGGGTATTTAACA CTACCTGAACGAGAGGGAAAGGTTAATATAAGCTGCGAACCGATAATGCCGATGTGGTCTTCGCGAGAGGAAGGACATGCGGATGAAAATCTTCGGAAAAAACACCCAAAACCGCCCAGCAAAACTATCCCACCGAGCGCAAATTCCAATGCATccagaaaatcgaaaaaaatcgaaaGGAACTGTGATGTTATCTCGGGTTCTAAGAATGATTTGGAggaataa